The sequence below is a genomic window from Synechococcus sp. PCC 7335.
GGCACTCTGCTGGTACCTACCGCATCGCCGACGGTCGTGGCGGCGCGGCTCAGGGCATGCAGCGCTTCGCGCCGATCAACTCATGGTGGGACAACGGCAATACCGATAAATCGCGACGGCTACTCTGGCCAATCAAGCAGAAGTACGGCGCTTCGCTAAGCTGGGCCGATCTGATGGTGCTAGTTGGCAACTGTGCGCTAGAAATCATGGGCTTCAAGACTTTTGGCTTTGGCGGCGGGCGTATCGACGCTTGGGAAGCGGACCGAGCTACCTACTGGGGCCCAGAGTTCTGGAACGGTCAATCGTTTGGAGAAAACGGCAAGAAACATGCAGGTCATCCAGATGAAATGGTCACCCGTGATATCCGGTGGGTCGGTGAGCCCGACAACGAATACTATGACCTCGAGAATCCACTAGCAGCTTCTCATCAGGCGCTAATTTACGTTAACCCCGAGGGGCCGAACGGCGAAGGCGATCCTGCTGCATCTGCTCGCGATATCCGTGAGACCTTTGCACGCATGGCCATGAACGACGAAGAGACTGTCGCTCTAATCGCAGGCGGACACGCTTTTGGCAAGAGTCACGGTATGGTCTCGTCAGACAAAATTGGCCCCGCTCCAGAAGGCGCGCCAATTCAGGCAATGGGTCTAGGATGGCAAAACCCTGAGGGTACTGGCTTTGCTGAATATACAATGACAAACGGCATCGAGGGATCGTGGACGCCCAATCCGACCCAGTGGGACAACAGCTACCTAACGAATCTCTTCAAGTATGAGTGGGAGAAGACAGAGAGCCCATCGGGTGCGGTGCAGTGGAAGCCAAGCAATTCTGATGCGCCGAAGACGCCAGATGCTCACAAGCCGGGCGTTGAGCACAATCTGATGATGATGACCTCTGATATTGCACTCAGAGTCGATCCAGCCTACAACGAGATTTGTCAGCGCTATCTCAATGACTTCGATCACTTCAGCGATGCGTTCTCACGCGCTTGGTACAAGCTGACGCATCGAGATTTGGGACCGAAGACGCGCTATCTTGGCCCGGAAGTTGCAGAGGAAGATCTTCCTTGGCAAGATCCGATTCCTGCACTGGACCACGAAGTTGTGGATAAAGCTGACATCAGTGGGCTGAAAGACAAAATTCTGACAAGTGGTCTTTCGGTCTCAGCGCTTGTATCAGCTGCTTGGTCGTCGGCATCGAACTACCGCGATTCTGACAAGCGTGGTGGTGCAAACGGTGCTCGCGTTCGCTTAGATCCGCAGAAGGACTGGAAGATGAATCGTCCAGAAGAGCTGAGTCAAGTGCTGTCGACTCTTGAGAAAATTCAATCAGAATTTAACAGTGCTCAGTCAGGCAATAAGAAAGTCTCAATAGCAGATTTGATTGTCCTTGGCGGTTGTGCTGCGGTTGAGCAGGCGGCTAGAGAGGCTGGCATCGAGATCGATGTTCCCTTTACGCCAGGTCGGATGGATACGACTCAAGAGCTGACATCAGATATCGAAAGCTTTGAGTGGCTAAAGCCAGTCTCGGATGGTTTCCGTAACTACCATGACGAGGCTGTCGGTTATAAGGTGAAAGCGGAACGGATCTTTCTTGATCGCGCTCAGCTGCTGACGTTGAGCGCCCCTGAGTGGACGGTACTTGTGGGAGGACTGCGCGCGCTTGACCAGAATTGGGACCATTCAAAGCACGGGATCTTCACAGATCGGCCCGGTGTCTTGACTAACGACTTCTTCCGCGTCTTGACAAGCATGGACTATGAGTGGAAGCCAGTTGACAATCGCGAGATGATTTTTGATATTTGCGATCGCAAAACAGGTGAAACCAAGTTCACTGCTACCCGCTGCGACCTTATCTTCGGTTCTAATGCGGAGCTTCGTCAGGTTGCCGAAGTCTACGGCGCAGACGACGGCCATGGGCGCATGGTCAAAGACTTTGCCAAAGCTTGGAACAAGGTAATGATGCTTGATCGCTTCGATGTTCCAACTCAGCGACCTGATTAAAGGCAAAACGTAGTCCGAGCCAGCGACAGAGTGATGGTGCTTTTGCCATTCGCTCTATTGCTGGCGATCCGTATCTAAACCAGTATCTGAATAGCTTGCAACTTGCCAGTTCTCGACTAGCGCCTTGCTTCCCTGCCCTAGGGGTCTCAAATTTCACTTAATAGCCAATGCGATCGCCCGCTGTCACAATTCCTAAAACATCTCGGTTATACCGCTCAGCGGCTAGCAGCACCTGAATATTGCGTGATTCGCAAAGCTGTGAAAGCGTTTTCAACTCTTTTGTTGCAGCAGATTGATGTGAATGACCCTCTTCAACCTCAGCCGACAGAGACAGCAGTAGTCGCTGAAAGCCTAGACAAGCTAAACCATAGATTAGCTGCTTGCTAACAAAAGCTTCAGGCCTGCGCGCTTCATTCGAATCACCTGCACGAAAATATCCACCATGGGTATCGATTTTGCCTCTAGCCATCGCTGCTGTCAAAAACAAATAGTCGATAAAGCTAAGCGATCGCTTCTTCAAGCCACAGCTTAGCATTCCTACTTTCTCAGGTTTCCCCCCCTTTAATTCATCTGAAAACTCGTAATAGTCCGTACAGTCAAACACAGTAAATAGCTCTGCAATTGGCTTTTGTTCAGGTTCTAGAATTTCCCGTTGTCGGTGGCTCAAAGGTTTATGACTGAGCGTATATAGATACTCCAAAAAAGACGATACGGCGACCGTTCCCTTTGCGGTTTGATAAAGTACCTGCTTCGGTTCAAATCCACCATCGCCCCGCGCTTGCACATCGCTAAGCTGTTCACCCTCGGAGGCTTGAGCGTCGAAGTTGATGATGCCGTATCTAGGTGTGCTGATGGCTTTGGAATAAGGCGATCGCACCACAACATTACCTAGCCGATAGCCCCCTTCCCTAGTTCTCGCCGGAAAGCTTGCGTAGTTAGCGGCAGTAGAGGCAAGCTTAAGCGCCATATCACCTTCATTACTAAATAAATAGGTTTCCTCAAACCGCCGTAGTGATGAGCTCAAAAAGTTCGCTCGGCCCGAAATAATTGTTTCGGCAGGTATATCAGGTGAGACTAGCATCAGTCGCCCCAGCGAGAAAACGTTACCAATCTTCGAAGAAGGCGCCTTAGATTTGTTCGTAGATCCTAAGCTGCCAATCGATTTGTAATCAAAGACATCAGAGAGAATACGAACGGAGTGAGTGACCACAAACCCACCCATACTATGACCAATAAACGACAGCTTAATGCGATCGCCTGTAGACCAGTCTCGCGCTGGGTCTTCGGCTCGTACAGCCTTGTCAATCTGTCGAATTAGCTCTACTAGATCTGGCACACCAAAGTTACTCGCTCGATACGAATCTCGAAAGTATCCGACTAGCCTTAGTATGAAAAGCGTTAGAACTATCACAACTAAAAGGGTTGATAGAACAACAAGACCAATCATCGCAACTTCGACAGCTAAGGCGATAGGTTGCGCGATCTGATGACGTAGCGTACTGATGATGGCCAAGCTTAAAAGTACAATACCAATCACCGAAACCACCTTTAGAACGATGGGCAGTGAGCGAAGAGCATATCCAAGTTTGTTAGCTAGCGTGTCCGATCCACTGCCATTGATCTGTTCAGAAGGCCATCGATAGCCAATCAACACCAACCCATCTGAGCGGCGATCACAGTTTCTAGTAATGTGATCTCTAATATCCTGGTACCACCCCTTAGTCGCTGTACCTGACGAGCTAGCAGTCGCAAAGGTCCCTAGCCCAGTATTGTAGCCATGTACAATTACCAAGATCTCAGGTGCTTCCTGAGCGCTCAAAAAGGCTGCCATCCGGTTGATATGCTCTTGAGGATCATCGACTTTCGCAACCCCATCTTCTACATTGTTGGGGGCGGTGCTACCTACAAAATAAGCAGGGAAATCTGAAGATGCTGGCGGAATTTCTTCTATAGAAAGCAGGTGCCTTCCCTTAAACGATTGAGTCTGTGTCATAGAAAGTAATTAACCTCACGCATAGACAATAGATACGTTGGATATTTGGCAAAACCTCTTAGCGGCTCTATCTCTTCAATAGCCCCTTCTAGGAACAATACTTTCCTATGAAACTTATATAGAACCTATGTGTGATCTTCTATTCCAAAGGCAATAGTTGTAAAGGATTCAAGCTAATCCTTGAGCAAACGTTACTCTAACTATCCTTAGCTATCGTCTAGCCAGAGATAAAATTTTCCGTGAGAACCAATCTAGCAATCCTGATGCCTAGGGCCTAAATACCAACAACCAATACCTAAGAAAATAGATAAGACCCAAAGCAATGTAGAGATTAATTAACGCTCAAGAAAGCATTAACCTCAGCGGTTGTTGGCATTGCACCTTGAGCACCTGAGCGAGTAACTGCTAGCGCTGCAACAGCATTCGCATAGCGAATCGCTGACTTGAGGGAATCGCAATCTTGGAAAAAGGGAACACCGACGCCTAAATTAGTCTTTTTTGAGGAACAGATTGCTGCTGCCAATCCACCATTAAACGCATCTCCAGCAGCTACTGTATCTACTGCATCAACTACAAAAGCTGGAAATTCAAAAGTGCCCGCTGTGCAAACACAGACGCAGCCCAATTTCCCTAGCTTTATGATCACGGTCTCAACCCCTTGCTGGTGTAGGTTTGTCGCTGCTAAAGTGGCGCTTTTCATATCTAAAACTTCTATCCCTGTCAGCAGTTCAGCTTCAGTTTGGTTGGGTGTTAGTACAGAGATATGCTCACAAAAGTCTTTAGTCAGCTTCCCTTGAGCTGGAGCTGGATCAACAATGACGAGTAGTCCAGCTTCATGGGCTAGCGCTGCTGCCTTTTGCACAGTTTCCAACGGAATCTCAAACTGAAGCAACAATACTTTTGCCCGGTCCAAGTGAGTGACTAGCTGATCTAATTCCAC
It includes:
- the rbsK gene encoding ribokinase; this translates as MEILVLGSLNMDLVARVERLPQPGETLTGSSFVTVPGGKGANQAVAAARSGANVAMVGRVGDDGFGESLRSQLQAENIDTRSLNISSSQPSGTALITVAPNNNQIVVVSGANGEVGDVELDQLVTHLDRAKVLLLQFEIPLETVQKAAALAHEAGLLVIVDPAPAQGKLTKDFCEHISVLTPNQTEAELLTGIEVLDMKSATLAATNLHQQGVETVIIKLGKLGCVCVCTAGTFEFPAFVVDAVDTVAAGDAFNGGLAAAICSSKKTNLGVGVPFFQDCDSLKSAIRYANAVAALAVTRSGAQGAMPTTAEVNAFLSVN
- the katG gene encoding catalase/peroxidase HPI, encoding MNNTPATSAAQCPFRGTRVGGALGSKPQTDDWWPNRLQVELLHQESPKANPLRDVDYREAFEKIDFEQLKSDIKALLTDSQDWWPADYGNYGPQMIRMTWHSAGTYRIADGRGGAAQGMQRFAPINSWWDNGNTDKSRRLLWPIKQKYGASLSWADLMVLVGNCALEIMGFKTFGFGGGRIDAWEADRATYWGPEFWNGQSFGENGKKHAGHPDEMVTRDIRWVGEPDNEYYDLENPLAASHQALIYVNPEGPNGEGDPAASARDIRETFARMAMNDEETVALIAGGHAFGKSHGMVSSDKIGPAPEGAPIQAMGLGWQNPEGTGFAEYTMTNGIEGSWTPNPTQWDNSYLTNLFKYEWEKTESPSGAVQWKPSNSDAPKTPDAHKPGVEHNLMMMTSDIALRVDPAYNEICQRYLNDFDHFSDAFSRAWYKLTHRDLGPKTRYLGPEVAEEDLPWQDPIPALDHEVVDKADISGLKDKILTSGLSVSALVSAAWSSASNYRDSDKRGGANGARVRLDPQKDWKMNRPEELSQVLSTLEKIQSEFNSAQSGNKKVSIADLIVLGGCAAVEQAAREAGIEIDVPFTPGRMDTTQELTSDIESFEWLKPVSDGFRNYHDEAVGYKVKAERIFLDRAQLLTLSAPEWTVLVGGLRALDQNWDHSKHGIFTDRPGVLTNDFFRVLTSMDYEWKPVDNREMIFDICDRKTGETKFTATRCDLIFGSNAELRQVAEVYGADDGHGRMVKDFAKAWNKVMMLDRFDVPTQRPD
- a CDS encoding alpha/beta hydrolase, which gives rise to MTQTQSFKGRHLLSIEEIPPASSDFPAYFVGSTAPNNVEDGVAKVDDPQEHINRMAAFLSAQEAPEILVIVHGYNTGLGTFATASSSGTATKGWYQDIRDHITRNCDRRSDGLVLIGYRWPSEQINGSGSDTLANKLGYALRSLPIVLKVVSVIGIVLLSLAIISTLRHQIAQPIALAVEVAMIGLVVLSTLLVVIVLTLFILRLVGYFRDSYRASNFGVPDLVELIRQIDKAVRAEDPARDWSTGDRIKLSFIGHSMGGFVVTHSVRILSDVFDYKSIGSLGSTNKSKAPSSKIGNVFSLGRLMLVSPDIPAETIISGRANFLSSSLRRFEETYLFSNEGDMALKLASTAANYASFPARTREGGYRLGNVVVRSPYSKAISTPRYGIINFDAQASEGEQLSDVQARGDGGFEPKQVLYQTAKGTVAVSSFLEYLYTLSHKPLSHRQREILEPEQKPIAELFTVFDCTDYYEFSDELKGGKPEKVGMLSCGLKKRSLSFIDYLFLTAAMARGKIDTHGGYFRAGDSNEARRPEAFVSKQLIYGLACLGFQRLLLSLSAEVEEGHSHQSAATKELKTLSQLCESRNIQVLLAAERYNRDVLGIVTAGDRIGY